The DNA region TGATTAGACCTATATTCTAATATTAAGATTCGATATGCATGAATCAGAATGTACGCAGTTCTCCAAAGGGAAGGCCTCATAAATATTATCATGGACCGTTTACTACAACCgaacattatttatttatgtatcgATATAGCCAAGCTACGATTATATTGCTTAAATAATTTACTCATACTTTGATAGTGCTAGTTAGCTCGAAATCTAAGTGGCCCTCACGATCTGATTCTACACTGCCCTTATAACGGTACCTTTTGGCACTGTACAGGAAATAAACGAAATTCAGGGCTCCCATCCCCGCCAAGAGATAGTAGAAGTAGTCTAGTCTCCCAGCATTAATATCGGCTGTCAGCCAATCGGGACGGCCGTGGCCTCCAGTGACATGGTGCACGATGTTCACCACCAGTGCGCTGAGATAGCTCGCCCCGGCAAAGGAGCAGAAGAAGAGGGAGTTTGCCACGCTCCTCATTTGATCGGGGAACTGCCGGTTATAGAACTCAATCTGCCCAATTATATTGAAGGCCTCGCAGAAACCCATCAAGATGAGCTGCGGGGACAACCACAGGGCCGACATGGGAGTGATGCCGAGGGGGTTGGGGTGGGCATTCGCCAAGGCCCTACGGTCTCGCTCGACCAACCCCGAGGCGACCATCGACAGGATCgagaagaccatcccgacacCTATCCTCTGGAGCTGCGTGATCCCACCCTCAAGCCCGGTGACCCTACGGAGGGCAGGTACAATGAGCCGGTCGTAGATTGGGAGCCAAATGCCGATGGTGATCATGGATATCACAGTCATGGATCCGGGAGGGATCTGGAACCGGGGACCTAGGTGGCGATCCATCTTGAGGGCCTGGGACATGGTGAATGTGCCTTGCTGGGACATGGCAGTCAGCGAGACGATGCCGGAGGCCCAGACGGGGCCAATCCGGAGGAGGCATTTCATCTCTTCCACTTGTTGTATGCGGCAGAGACTCCATTGATCCTTAGGGCTTCCCTCGGCGTTTAGGTCATTTTCAAGGACAATAGCTGCCTTGTTCAAGAACCTGTGTTCAGTCCGTTTACGAGGACAATAGCCAATGTCCgataaaaaattagttttaaCCAATAAAGTGAGAACATCTTATAGtctaagaaaaaattatgccAATTTGGAAAAATTCCACCTCTCCGAgtaatgtaatttgaaaagCTCGCGAATCTTCACATATCCTTATCGAAACtaataattcttttaaaaGATCTTAAATGGGAAATGTTCATCTTATCAATAATTCTAATTTACCTGAATTGATCCGTGAGAGGAAGCTTCGACTGGAACGGCGAGTCCTTAGGCAGCGGGGGATCGTAAAAAACCCCTATCGCCTCTGCCGACCCTCTCGGTGGCACCTTGAGGTGGCGTTTCCTGTGGGCCGCCACGAGGACTTTGATGATCCCGATGAAGATACTGCCCTCGGGCCTGACATGGATATAGATTCTCGTCCCGACAAAGAAGAGCACTAATGAGCAGAACATGAGGGCAGTCGGGATCCCGAACCCGATAACCCAGCTGACCGAGTCCTGGATGTAGACGATCAGCGTCTGAGTGATGAGGATCACCACCGTGAAGGTAGTGTAGTACCAGTTGTAGAAGCTGTTGATCCCCTTCTGGCCCTCCTCTGTGGACGGGTCGAACTGGTCCACTCCAAATGGGATACTGCAGGGCCGAATCCCACCGGTCCCGACTGATAGGAGGCCCAACCCGGTGACCAGGACGGCCAGCTGGACACCGTTGTGGCCCTTGCACTGGCCCTGTTGCTGTCCCGGCGGGCACGATGGAGGGTGCAATTGCGGGAGCCACGCAGTGAGAGTGATCGTGACCATGCCCTGCCCATCCAGCGGAGTGTTAATTACACATTGGATCAATAATCTATGTACTTTCCGGATGTATTTCAAACAACTCTATCACAGATTTTTCAGcataaaaaccaaaaaaatttactttggtttatttttttctcgattATAATGATGCCTATTCATTATATTAGGCGTTTGCCTCCTCCaccaaccgaaaaaaaaatgcctaCTCACCTAGAAATGACAAGAGGTAAAACGACAAGAACAAAATccagattcttttttttggtacaATTTTTGTATACCACAACCCCCTTCTCTTATCATAATGGAGCCATAAGGCATCGGGAATGATGGATTGGAAGCCAAGACGAGTACAAAAAGCGActcacttttaaaatttaattaaaaaaatattattatatcttcctaataattaattttaaatattttctaattaaaaaattatactcaTAACGATCCCAAAAAATTTAgcattttatcttattttatttgatagtTTCGAACTTCTATGAGATacgtcttcttcatcttcttcaccttatatttttttttggatattattatattaaaaaatctcATAAATTCCGACTAATTCAGCCAAGCTGAATCGGCTtactaagagataaaactctcatagcataaattttctcaattcataaaactcgaactcgaaactttatttaagaaaaataaatgccgaATTGCTTGGATCAACTCACGTTGCTTCTTaccttatattttattgtcaTGATACTTCTTTtagattaaaaaatacataataataacaatagtAATTGGCTTTCTGAGATTAGCCCCGAGAAGCTTCTCCCTGATCCAATCCCTCTAAACAATAATTTCTTCCCCCGCTGCAGAACAatgatattattattgaacatatatgtatatattgatatgTAATAGTGTAGATTATATCCGAACTTAATTAATCTGGCAGGGTCCTTAAGCAGACATTTTGTtcgaatatatattaataataggATTAATAGCCCAACAAGCACGActtttacatatatttttttctgctTCAAGTACAACCTTTcgaaaattaccaaaaaaaacacgacctttcattttaatttcaaatttagcaCAACGTTAAACTTTCCGTCAATTTTAACAGTAGTGCCACCTGTTGTCACATTATTGGATGAGTGGATCCcacttatttttattcaattaaaagatttccaaaattctttaaaaaaaaaagagtattgGCTGACAAGTTGGGCCTGGAGAGGAGGTGGCCGGCGGTGGTGGCCTTGATTGCGGCCACCACCGCACCAATCAGGGTCGGCGGCGACCTCTGCTATCGTTGTAGACCCTGACTCGAGCGGTGGTGGCCTCAATCGAGGAAACCACCGCTGGCCCCCTCCTCCTTAGGGTCTTAGCCGACCGttcccttttttaaaaaaaaatttcacgaattttttattaaataaaaataaatggggTCTACTCATCTAATAAGGTGACGACATGTGGTACTACCGTTAAGattgatgaaaaatttaacatcatgctagatttgagactaaaatgaaatgtcatatttttttggataattttcgAAAGATCATGCtaaaatcaaaaaaaaaaaattgtcgtgcttaataataatataaccaTATGCCCTATCAaaatgttaatcaaattaCAATCCGCCCAATAATCCCGACTGGGATACTtcttgtgtgtgtgtgtgtgtgtgtttggtAAAGCTTAGATGCATGATGTATATACTAGTTCCTGAACCCGGTTTGCAcgtctttattttttgtttcatatacttattttcgtataattaaattgcaaaaatACCTTATAGTTACGATTAATCATATTTATAgtctatatattattatgaattaataatttattagtaATAGAGgtcatatataaaattatttatattgtatatattaatGCATGGATTGGAAACGAAAGATTATTCAAGTAAAAACTcctaaaattattgaaatacTGAAGTGCCATTATATTATCCTTACACAAATGGAGATCTTTTATATCAACGTGGAGTATactttgataattttataatagatTTCCAAATATGAATTGTATTGCTTTCGTGACCAAGACAAGCAGATGCACGGACTGGAGTTAGTTTCAGCTATAATTTGCTACGACACATTGTGgtctcaaaaaaataataataatatatatatatatatatagagtagAAATGTAGATAAAATTATATCGATTTCATAGATGGTTGgacttaatttaattaaataataaaattcagCCATGAAATGTCTTTGCGGGGTCAGTTTGGAGTCTTTGGACTAATTTGAAAGAACATGTGAGGATAAATGAATGTGAACCTCCCGTGCTATGCATCTCTTTtttatgtgtgtatatatatgcacatggGATTTTGacagcttttatatatttatttatttttattgttcttGGGTGAACTAGGAGGGCCCAGCTTCTAGTAATTTAATTGCTTTTTTAGTCCCTCAAGTTGGTGAAGATCATGTCATGATTAGTACGTTCAAGGGAAAATTGAAATCAAATTATCACTCCGAGGTAATTCTATGATAATGAGATGGTCGAGACTCGGGGATCGAATTTACACTCTAATTAACTAAATCAAAATGAGAACTAAAGGAGTTCAAACGTACGAGAAGAGACGCAAAGGAGGCGACTGCAATGGTGCGGAACCTCCCAGCGTAAGCATCAGAGATGAAAGCGCCGACCAGGGGGGCAAAGTTGGTGAAACCAGACCACATGTTGAGGACGTTCGACGCCGAGACCTGGTCCATGTGGTACTCTCTCATCAAGTACACCATGAAGTTCGCCAGCAGCCCGAAAGTAGCCAGCCTCTCGAACGTCTCGTTCCCTGTAGTTCTCCACATAGCGTATATGTGTACTCATCAGCATCCATTCACAATGGTCGGTCGAAGCCCTGAAGCTATCACTAGGACATAAACAAAGATTTGAATATGCAATTAAGATGAATTCAATTAAAAGAACCTAATATGAAAGGCATGGCTCTCCATCCGCCTGGTTTCCTCTGCATTGCGGCCTTTGAAGGGGGCAAAAGCGATGGAATCACACCATCTTGCTCCTCCTCTGCTGGGGAAGCCGGCTTCCTTGGCCAGGAAGGACTGATAGGAAAGCATTTGGTGGAACAGAGGAGTCGGAATGAGCCGCCGGACGGCTGAGGTTCCCGGCCATTACGGAACCTGTCAGCTGCAGCTTCCCCCATTATGTGTGTCACTTGCACCTACAGGAAGGCATGTCACCATTATATACAGACAGGGGCGGAGAGAGCTCATTAGcagggggggcaattgcccccgaACTTTGGatttctttgaaattttatcccaaaattatgtaaaattagtattttgccCCCccgaaaaaaatcatttatgtactatttatatcaaataacATTTTTGCTCCCCTGAACGAAAATCCTGGCTCTGCCCTTGTATACAGAAGTGGGGGATGCTATACTCATATGTGTCTCAGTTTGATGATCCACGGGCTGACGAAATACAAAGCGCCTCACCGCAATGCTAAAGTTTTATGCTGACGTTCGAATGCTAGGAAGGTAAATCATGTGTCACCCGGTCAAACTATGTATATGCGTTAACGGTTATATTGTTGTTTCATgtgttcaaaaaaaaaaagagcttatATAAGATGATTGGCCTCACTATCATATCAATTTGAACGgcttaattgaaaatgaatcCAATCACTTATAAGCATGAATTaacggattttttttttataaaagcCTGTCTTAATTAGATACCTTAATATGGATATTTGTTCCATAAATGCTAACAGACATCTCTAAAAAATATGAGGTCACTATATTGATGGAGAGGGCATAATATGTATATGCTTATCTAgttcatataaattaaagggtaatatgcaaaaaaaaaaaaaaaaaaacttctcctaaaatttggaaaaataacACTTAAAACCTcatttgtttaaaaaatattcactTTAACTCTATTCACCAGTTTGACCATAtccttatttttttgaaaattttagtggatcatttttggacttctttCTTCTTGAGACAATAcgattatttattacttaataAGGCTACCACTCTACACAAAACTCTTATATAAggcttttcttattttcataaaatatattctttaatttgagaaataaacaattaaaaataaacaaaaatatcaaaaaatgcTCAAGAGAGGAGAAATGTCTCGGTAGCGTTGCTTCGACCGATGGTGGTGGGCCACCAAagctcttttttctttctctcggaagagagagagagaagggggtgGCACAATAGTGCTCACTGTCGAGTGCCGACCACCACCACTTTGGACGAGGTAGTCGTTAACTTCTAACTTTCTTACTCTATTCCCCTCTCTCTTTGAAAAAAGAGATGCCAGGGCCACCGCTGTGTCAAGTGAGGTCATCGATGTACTCTGGCGACATTGAATAGGAATTTGGTGGCAGCCGACCGTGGtctttatttctctttttgggttcgattctttttttttttttctgactCTTGtctaatttctcaaattaaagaatatatttacaatataTGAAGGGccttataaaaaattttgggTAAAATGCACTCCCCACCCTCAAGGTATTATTGAATTACAGTGAGACCGAAACTTGATAAAAATAGAGACTTCCCAGTTGACCGAGTTGACTGACGGACAGCTAAAAGAAAAGTTAACAGTAACCACAAATATTCCACGCCAtagttaaataataaaataattaaaaaagtaaaaataaaaataaaaataaataaaaaggacCAAATCAGCCATAATCtgttgagattttttttaaaaaaaaacaaaatcccAAAATGAACCAACCTGCCATAATCGGctgaggaaaaaaataaaaaataaaaaaaccttCGCGTCTTTCGGActtttccacgattcccactCTTGCTTTGCTATGCTTAATCCGGTAAGGAAGTCTAAGCGTTCTCTCATTCCCtaatctctctctgtctctctcaaGATCTCTCATTCGAGCGAGCTTGATCAACGGAATCATAGTTGTGCTCCCTCCGGTTTTGAAGAGACTTCCCGGGAGACCTAGAAAGAATAGAACGAGAGAACTTGGGGAGGCACCTGCTGGTTTTGGATCTGCTAGAAGATCTTTAACAGTTAAGATGTAGCACTTGCAAACGATTTGGACATAATAAAACGTGTCAAAGAGGACCAGTAGCCTCCAAAAGAGGATCTGCAGCAAGGGTAATGTTTTAATCTGATAGATTTAAGTGTCTCTATGTTAATAATTTGGTCTAAGCATATCATGCTTAATAATGTggctgaattttcaatttgttgcAGAGTTCAAGAGCTAGGACCACGGCAGGAATCACAAGTGAAGAACCGAGTCAAATTAATCTGAGTGGTTCACATGCTGAGAGTCAAGTTTTAAGTGCACCTACAATCTCCAAGACAAAGGACAAAGACAAGCGAAAAGTTGCAACTAAAGCTGCTAGTTCTCATCGAACTAAGGCTCGAGCGGTAATATGTCACGTTCAATCCTATTTTATTAATCTTGCAATGTCATAAACTAATGCTAACTTGATATGTGATTTCTTTGTGATATAATACAAGGACATTGAAGGATGTAGTCGGAGCAACAGCTAAACCACTGCTGAACCAAGTCAAGACACAAGTCAAAGTATCGCAGATGCAACTGAATAGGCTATTTGAGGGGCAGATGATGAAAGTCTGCTGCTGCCACTTTCTTTTGTAGACGGTTTTAGCTATTAGTACTCTCATTTTGGTGCTAGTTATTGCAATTCTATTAGGACCCTCATTTTGGTACTCTCATATGGTGTTAGTCATTCGTGGAGACTATTGACTATGACAAGATcttattcaaaaatttatcATTGATACATATGAAGTACTTGCGGATTTATGTAATGGCAGACTATTTACTATTGCcactttcttttataatttattagcTTAAATTTAGGGTAAATGAGTTCGGTGTT from Punica granatum isolate Tunisia-2019 chromosome 3, ASM765513v2, whole genome shotgun sequence includes:
- the LOC116199823 gene encoding protein NRT1/ PTR FAMILY 2.13-like, translated to MGEAAADRFRNGREPQPSGGSFRLLCSTKCFPISPSWPRKPASPAEEEQDGVIPSLLPPSKAAMQRKPGGWRAMPFILGNETFERLATFGLLANFMVYLMREYHMDQVSASNVLNMWSGFTNFAPLVGAFISDAYAGRFRTIAVASFASLLGMVTITLTAWLPQLHPPSCPPGQQQGQCKGHNGVQLAVLVTGLGLLSVGTGGIRPCSIPFGVDQFDPSTEEGQKGINSFYNWYYTTFTVVILITQTLIVYIQDSVSWVIGFGIPTALMFCSLVLFFVGTRIYIHVRPEGSIFIGIIKVLVAAHRKRHLKVPPRGSAEAIGVFYDPPLPKDSPFQSKLPLTDQFRFLNKAAIVLENDLNAEGSPKDQWSLCRIQQVEEMKCLLRIGPVWASGIVSLTAMSQQGTFTMSQALKMDRHLGPRFQIPPGSMTVISMITIGIWLPIYDRLIVPALRRVTGLEGGITQLQRIGVGMVFSILSMVASGLVERDRRALANAHPNPLGITPMSALWLSPQLILMGFCEAFNIIGQIEFYNRQFPDQMRSVANSLFFCSFAGASYLSALVVNIVHHVTGGHGRPDWLTADINAGRLDYFYYLLAGMGALNFVYFLYSAKRYRYKGSVESDREGHLDFELTSTIKV